In one window of Defluviimonas sp. SAOS-178_SWC DNA:
- a CDS encoding DUF1127 domain-containing protein: protein MMYQEQTHWKAEGPVKEPAAQRKSVFSRLLSAPVTYWQRRKAIAALHQLSDAMLADLGISRGLIPDIVDDLIASGLTAASVREVITDRGHPGR from the coding sequence ATGATGTACCAGGAGCAAACACACTGGAAGGCCGAGGGGCCGGTCAAGGAGCCGGCGGCACAGCGCAAGAGCGTCTTCAGCCGGCTGCTTTCCGCGCCGGTTACGTACTGGCAGCGGCGCAAGGCGATTGCGGCCCTGCATCAACTCAGCGACGCGATGCTCGCCGATCTCGGGATTTCGCGGGGGCTGATCCCGGACATCGTGGACGACCTGATCGCGAGCGGTCTGACCGCCGCGTCGGTGCGCGAGGTGATCACAGACCGGGGGCATCCAGGCCGATAA
- a CDS encoding mechanosensitive ion channel family protein: MSTKQHALLLVWPSVLMVLSLALALFGVDLTARLGLGDDVTLGATALAYFAAAWFVSRILSLALDRAGRRRPYPRLLKDIIAAILFLVALAAAVALFSGQGAAGVLAGSGLLLAMLGFAIRNVVADTLSGVALGIEAPFRIGDWVDIDGLARGKIIEIGWRTTRLLTRDATYMILPNSQIARQRITNYSAPKPQYRAQISITLDHTMPVGDARKVMLEAVRDAKLIQQDPPPDVRVTAYEESGITYALRYWLGRFDRDVDCRDEVYSLVDDALRRAGSVAPHRRIELIRTKARPASARMPAEPGRALHPFRP, encoded by the coding sequence ATGAGCACGAAGCAGCATGCACTCCTGCTGGTCTGGCCGAGCGTCCTGATGGTCCTGAGCCTCGCTCTGGCCCTCTTCGGCGTCGATCTGACCGCGCGGCTCGGGCTTGGCGACGATGTGACGCTCGGCGCAACGGCGCTGGCCTATTTCGCTGCGGCATGGTTCGTAAGCCGCATACTGTCGCTGGCGCTCGACCGGGCCGGACGGCGGCGGCCCTACCCGCGGCTCCTGAAGGATATCATCGCGGCGATCCTGTTCCTTGTCGCCCTGGCGGCGGCGGTGGCGCTATTCTCCGGACAAGGCGCGGCCGGTGTGCTGGCCGGGTCGGGCCTCCTGCTCGCCATGCTCGGCTTTGCCATCCGCAACGTCGTGGCCGACACGCTCTCGGGGGTTGCGCTTGGTATCGAGGCGCCGTTCCGGATCGGCGACTGGGTCGACATCGATGGACTGGCCCGCGGCAAGATCATCGAGATCGGCTGGCGCACCACGCGACTGCTGACCCGGGACGCGACCTACATGATTCTGCCCAACAGCCAGATCGCCCGCCAGCGCATCACCAACTATTCCGCGCCGAAACCGCAGTACCGGGCGCAGATTTCGATCACACTGGATCACACCATGCCGGTCGGCGACGCGCGCAAGGTGATGCTTGAAGCGGTCAGGGACGCGAAGCTGATCCAGCAGGATCCGCCCCCGGATGTCCGTGTGACCGCTTACGAAGAAAGCGGGATCACCTATGCCCTTCGCTACTGGCTCGGCCGCTTCGACCGCGACGTGGATTGCCGGGACGAGGTCTACAGCCTGGTGGACGACGCCCTGCGCCGGGCCGGCTCGGTCGCACCGCATCGGCGGATCGAGCTGATCCGCACGAAAGCGCGCCCCGCATCGGCCCGAATGCCGGCGGAACCGGGGCGGGCGCTGCACCCGTTCAGACCCTGA
- the rnk gene encoding nucleoside diphosphate kinase regulator — protein sequence MMTHMNGIAKTKGRTRHPKIVVNADDLARIEALAEGAMQRNPVLADRLLEELGRARVVPAAKMPASVVEIGSRVTYRDEATGQVKSVTLVFPEAADISRQRVSVMTPIGVALLGLAEGAAFHWDTRDNQRRTLTVIRVEQNADRDD from the coding sequence ATGATGACTCACATGAACGGCATCGCGAAAACGAAAGGCCGGACGCGCCACCCGAAGATCGTCGTCAATGCCGACGACCTCGCCCGTATCGAAGCGCTCGCGGAAGGCGCGATGCAGCGCAATCCCGTGCTGGCGGACCGGCTGCTGGAAGAGCTTGGCCGCGCCCGCGTCGTGCCCGCCGCAAAGATGCCGGCATCCGTCGTCGAGATCGGCAGCAGGGTAACCTACCGTGACGAGGCCACCGGACAAGTGAAATCCGTGACGCTGGTCTTTCCCGAGGCCGCCGACATATCCCGCCAGCGGGTGTCGGTGATGACGCCGATCGGCGTGGCGCTGCTGGGCCTCGCCGAAGGCGCGGCCTTCCATTGGGACACGCGCGACAACCAGCGGCGGACGCTGACCGTGATCCGTGTCGAGCAGAACGCCGACCGCGATGACTGA
- a CDS encoding DUF1127 domain-containing protein, with amino-acid sequence MHPFLSHRDYLSQSRLAEIARPDAPRRLGGILQSAFDAAARRWRRRRMTAALERLSDRTLADIGIARADITLVVEGFDDRELGMTPLAAASCKETAERSGYVPAS; translated from the coding sequence ATGCATCCGTTCCTGTCCCACCGGGATTATCTGAGCCAGAGCAGACTTGCCGAAATCGCGCGGCCCGATGCGCCGAGGCGGCTCGGCGGCATCCTGCAAAGCGCGTTCGACGCGGCCGCGCGCCGCTGGCGCCGGCGCCGCATGACCGCCGCGCTGGAGCGTCTGAGCGACCGGACGCTCGCCGATATCGGGATCGCCCGCGCCGACATTACGCTTGTTGTCGAGGGCTTCGATGACCGGGAGCTTGGCATGACTCCGCTGGCCGCGGCCTCGTGCAAGGAAACGGCGGAGCGGTCGGGATACGTCCCGGCATCCTGA
- a CDS encoding universal stress protein — translation MPIKSLLIASDLSERSDRAIQRGFMLAAEMGARATVVSIMDDSLPEELIAELERRSRDLLHATASSLAGDVEFEIIVRRGDAISQLVEIVNSGGFDMAVVGIHRSRGVFDGLRPTTVESVVSQSLRPILLVAAPAHAAYGRVLAPVGFSPACQRVVEVSLCLAPKAAFRLFHAWMAPFEGLTGGASSDFARAVQRETAAQATAWSASLPASLAKVDLIHDSVAQGLSREMKSFAPDLLAVGANTRAVSFTGLGHFTADLVRDPPCDVLIARGSEA, via the coding sequence GTGCCGATCAAGTCTCTGCTCATTGCGTCGGATCTGTCCGAACGTTCGGATCGCGCCATTCAGCGCGGTTTTATGCTGGCGGCCGAAATGGGCGCACGCGCAACTGTCGTTTCGATCATGGATGACTCGCTGCCGGAGGAGTTGATAGCGGAGCTTGAGAGGCGGAGCCGTGACCTCCTGCATGCGACCGCATCGTCTCTCGCGGGCGACGTCGAGTTTGAAATCATTGTCAGAAGGGGCGACGCGATCTCTCAGCTGGTGGAGATCGTGAACTCGGGTGGCTTCGACATGGCTGTCGTCGGAATACACAGGAGTCGTGGCGTCTTTGACGGGCTGAGACCAACGACCGTTGAGAGTGTCGTTTCCCAATCGCTGAGACCAATTCTGCTTGTCGCCGCACCGGCCCATGCCGCCTACGGTCGCGTCCTCGCGCCGGTCGGCTTTTCTCCGGCGTGTCAACGGGTGGTCGAAGTTTCGCTTTGCCTCGCTCCCAAAGCGGCGTTCCGCCTTTTCCATGCGTGGATGGCGCCATTTGAAGGGCTTACCGGGGGGGCGTCCTCGGATTTCGCGCGGGCCGTCCAGCGTGAGACGGCAGCGCAGGCGACGGCCTGGTCCGCAAGCCTGCCCGCATCGCTGGCAAAAGTCGATCTGATCCACGACAGCGTCGCCCAGGGTCTGAGCCGCGAAATGAAGAGCTTCGCGCCGGACCTGCTGGCCGTCGGAGCAAACACGCGGGCGGTGTCTTTCACGGGCCTCGGGCATTTCACTGCTGATCTTGTCCGGGATCCTCCCTGCGATGTGCTGATCGCTCGCGGCTCCGAAGCCTAG
- a CDS encoding amino acid ABC transporter permease, translating into MAAILGLGINEGSYLTEAVRGGIVSVDRGQIEAAHTLGMSPARTMSRIILPQTMRLILPVLGNSAVGMLKFTLLAATIAMPEMLNAAQRIYFINGAVIEMLFVCAIWYLAGTTVLSIGQHYLERLFGRSAGRRA; encoded by the coding sequence GTGGCGGCGATCCTCGGGCTGGGGATCAACGAAGGCTCATATCTCACCGAGGCCGTTCGCGGTGGCATCGTTTCGGTGGATCGCGGCCAGATCGAGGCGGCGCATACGCTCGGGATGAGCCCGGCGAGGACCATGTCGCGCATCATCCTGCCCCAGACCATGCGGCTGATCCTGCCGGTTCTCGGCAACAGCGCGGTCGGGATGCTGAAGTTCACCTTGCTCGCCGCGACCATCGCCATGCCGGAAATGCTGAACGCGGCGCAGCGGATCTACTTCATCAACGGCGCCGTGATCGAGATGCTGTTCGTCTGCGCCATCTGGTATCTGGCGGGGACGACCGTCCTGTCGATCGGCCAGCACTATCTCGAGCGCCTTTTCGGCCGCAGCGCCGGAAGGCGGGCATGA
- a CDS encoding FUSC family protein, which yields MVLVFPTRKAVFSEAFQRMRATLYGGAPALGILAPFVVSPHLPIILGLTFLGGLWLAQKMLFGPQPSMVYQYAFSVALALVAGAFSTQDVAYAIFTRTVLTLAGAFTVAIAIALLDAMTGWRIPKASRRA from the coding sequence ATGGTGCTGGTCTTCCCGACGCGCAAGGCAGTATTCTCCGAAGCGTTCCAGCGCATGCGGGCGACGCTTTACGGCGGCGCGCCGGCGCTTGGCATCCTTGCGCCGTTCGTCGTCTCGCCGCATCTGCCGATCATCCTGGGGCTGACCTTCCTCGGCGGTCTCTGGCTTGCCCAGAAGATGCTGTTCGGCCCGCAACCCAGCATGGTCTATCAATACGCCTTCTCGGTTGCGCTGGCGCTGGTGGCCGGGGCGTTCAGCACGCAGGATGTCGCCTATGCCATCTTCACGCGGACCGTGCTGACGCTGGCCGGCGCGTTCACCGTCGCGATCGCCATTGCCCTGCTCGATGCGATGACGGGCTGGCGCATCCCCAAGGCAAGCCGCAGGGCATGA
- a CDS encoding response regulator translates to MRILLVEDDTLLGRGVSAGLVQAGWAVDWVTDGLDAETALRATAYDAVVLDLGLPGIDGLTVLRQLRAKMDPTPVLVLTARDTTADRVAGLDAGGDDYLVKPFELAELQARLRALVRRSKGAAAPILHHGRVALDPAGRTVLLDGVPVALSAREFATLQELMLNAGRVRTRSQLEDSLYGWGDEIGSNTVEVYVHNLRRKLYAGLIRTVRGVGYVIPGSET, encoded by the coding sequence ATGCGCATTCTGCTGGTCGAAGACGATACGCTGCTGGGCCGGGGCGTGTCGGCGGGGCTCGTCCAGGCCGGCTGGGCGGTCGACTGGGTGACCGACGGCCTCGATGCCGAGACGGCCCTGCGCGCCACCGCCTACGACGCGGTCGTTCTCGATCTCGGCCTGCCGGGCATCGACGGGCTCACGGTGCTCCGGCAGTTGCGGGCCAAGATGGATCCGACGCCGGTTCTCGTGCTGACCGCCCGAGACACGACTGCCGACCGGGTCGCCGGCCTCGATGCAGGGGGCGACGATTACCTGGTCAAGCCGTTCGAACTCGCCGAACTGCAAGCCCGGTTGCGGGCGCTCGTGCGCCGGTCGAAGGGCGCGGCGGCACCGATCCTGCACCATGGCCGGGTCGCGCTCGACCCGGCCGGCCGCACGGTGCTGCTGGACGGCGTACCCGTCGCGCTGTCGGCCCGCGAATTCGCCACCTTGCAGGAACTGATGCTGAATGCCGGCCGGGTGCGAACCCGCAGCCAGCTCGAGGACAGCCTTTATGGCTGGGGCGACGAGATCGGAAGCAACACCGTCGAGGTCTACGTCCACAACCTGCGCCGGAAGCTCTATGCCGGGCTCATCCGCACGGTCCGGGGCGTGGGCTATGTCATCCCGGGGTCCGAGACATGA
- a CDS encoding ATP-binding protein translates to MNRSLGRRLLLILGASIVAAWLATAFFTYLDTRRLIDDMLDAQLEQSASLLLTLLDRVPQERLDGTSLHLPAAGADRMIAYRVSVNDGGTAWKSVGDPDFPTDKWQSGFTDTVTDGGRWRVFGAADGAGRFVEVALRQEARARFADRVAVHILHPLWFAVPLLALLVWFSVRWGLKPLRAIAATVERRRADDVQPLDIRWAPSEVQPLIDALDRLLARIAALLERERRFAADAAHELRTPLAAIRTHAEVARQERDPTRCAEAIEGVIAGSDRGSRLVEQLLVLSRLDQDALTGATGPVDLRALVIDCVAEAAPGAALTGVDLGAAEAGGGETVVTGNRELLRVMIRNLIDNAVRYTPAGGEVTAAVESGGGEVVLRVVDSGPGIPAELRERVFDRFYRVEGNHRPGCGLGLSIVSRIVALHGGQVGFEDAKDKGGFTVRVTLPAPGF, encoded by the coding sequence ATGAACCGTTCGCTTGGCCGGCGTCTGCTGCTGATCCTGGGCGCCAGCATCGTCGCGGCCTGGCTGGCCACGGCCTTCTTCACCTATCTCGATACAAGGCGGCTGATCGACGACATGCTCGATGCGCAACTCGAACAGTCGGCCTCCCTGCTTCTGACCCTGCTCGACCGCGTGCCGCAGGAGCGCCTCGACGGCACGTCGCTTCACCTGCCGGCCGCCGGGGCGGACCGGATGATCGCCTACCGGGTGTCGGTGAATGACGGCGGCACGGCATGGAAGTCAGTCGGCGACCCGGATTTTCCGACCGACAAGTGGCAGTCGGGCTTCACCGATACCGTCACCGATGGGGGCCGCTGGCGGGTGTTCGGCGCTGCCGACGGGGCCGGCCGTTTCGTCGAGGTGGCGTTGCGCCAGGAGGCGCGCGCCAGGTTTGCCGACCGCGTGGCGGTGCACATTCTGCACCCGCTCTGGTTTGCGGTTCCCCTGCTCGCCCTTCTTGTCTGGTTCTCGGTGCGCTGGGGGCTGAAGCCGTTGCGGGCGATCGCGGCAACGGTCGAGCGGCGCCGCGCCGACGATGTGCAGCCGCTCGACATTCGCTGGGCACCGTCTGAGGTGCAGCCGCTGATCGATGCGCTTGACCGGCTCCTTGCCCGGATCGCCGCCCTTCTGGAGCGGGAACGGCGCTTTGCCGCCGACGCCGCCCATGAACTGCGCACACCGCTCGCCGCCATCCGGACCCACGCCGAAGTCGCCCGGCAGGAACGCGACCCCACACGATGCGCCGAGGCGATCGAGGGGGTGATTGCAGGCAGCGACCGGGGCAGCCGCCTCGTCGAACAGCTGCTCGTGCTCTCGCGTCTGGATCAGGACGCGCTGACCGGCGCGACCGGGCCGGTCGATCTGCGTGCCCTGGTCATTGATTGCGTTGCCGAGGCAGCCCCCGGCGCCGCACTGACGGGCGTCGATCTGGGCGCCGCCGAAGCCGGCGGTGGCGAAACGGTCGTGACCGGAAATCGCGAACTGCTCCGCGTCATGATCCGCAACCTGATCGACAATGCGGTTCGCTACACGCCGGCGGGCGGAGAGGTGACCGCGGCGGTCGAATCCGGCGGTGGCGAGGTTGTGCTGCGGGTCGTCGACAGCGGCCCCGGCATCCCGGCCGAATTGCGAGAAAGGGTGTTCGACAGGTTCTACCGTGTGGAGGGCAATCACCGGCCCGGCTGCGGCCTGGGGCTGTCCATCGTATCGAGAATCGTTGCGTTGCATGGGGGGCAGGTCGGGTTCGAGGACGCGAAGGACAAGGGCGGCTTCACCGTCAGGGTGACGCTGCCGGCACCCGGATTCTGA
- a CDS encoding polyheme membrane-associated cytochrome C, with amino-acid sequence MRSRNLTVAIMLLAGAVATLPALAQEGTKPDLAKITAAWLASPHADRTAEAFRHWDGEAERAVPGECATCHTSRGIIDYLGADLRAVNVVDAPQPLGSTVDCVTCHNPGSMALQSVVFPSGARLDGLGHEAICSTCHQGRASGADVDKAVAGREDDAVAGDLGFINIHYRAAAATQAGSLAAGGYQYPGKTYAGRFDHVKNEPSTCLTCHNQHSLKPAAIETCAECHKGTTQYSAIRITRLDSDGDGDTTEGIAAEVATLHERLGEAIRTYGMQVAGSPIAYDAHAYPYFFADTNGDGIAGKDEAIFPNRYQNWTPRLLKAAYNYQFVAKDGAAHVHNPLYAIQLLHDSLESLGEKTSVDMTGLARP; translated from the coding sequence ATGCGTTCTCGAAACCTCACTGTCGCCATCATGCTTCTCGCCGGCGCGGTGGCGACCCTTCCGGCCCTCGCGCAGGAAGGGACGAAGCCGGATCTGGCGAAGATCACCGCGGCCTGGCTTGCCTCGCCCCATGCCGACCGCACCGCCGAAGCCTTCCGCCACTGGGATGGCGAGGCGGAGCGTGCCGTGCCCGGCGAGTGTGCGACCTGCCACACCAGCCGCGGCATCATCGACTATCTCGGCGCCGACCTTCGCGCGGTCAATGTCGTCGATGCGCCGCAGCCGCTCGGCTCGACGGTGGATTGCGTGACTTGCCACAACCCCGGCTCGATGGCGCTGCAAAGTGTCGTCTTTCCCTCGGGCGCGCGGCTCGACGGGCTGGGACACGAGGCGATCTGTTCGACCTGCCATCAGGGCCGGGCGTCGGGCGCGGATGTCGACAAGGCCGTCGCGGGCCGCGAGGACGACGCGGTCGCGGGCGACCTGGGCTTCATCAACATCCATTACAGGGCGGCCGCGGCAACCCAGGCGGGCAGTCTCGCGGCCGGCGGCTATCAATATCCGGGCAAGACCTATGCCGGGCGCTTCGACCATGTGAAGAACGAGCCCTCGACCTGTCTCACCTGCCACAATCAGCACAGCCTGAAACCGGCCGCGATCGAGACCTGCGCCGAATGCCACAAGGGCACGACGCAGTATTCCGCCATCCGCATCACCAGGCTCGACAGCGATGGCGACGGCGATACCACGGAAGGCATCGCCGCCGAGGTTGCCACCTTGCACGAAAGGCTGGGCGAGGCGATCCGGACCTACGGCATGCAGGTGGCCGGTAGCCCGATCGCCTATGACGCCCATGCCTATCCCTACTTCTTCGCCGACACCAATGGCGACGGCATCGCCGGCAAGGACGAGGCTATCTTTCCTAACCGATACCAGAACTGGACGCCGCGCCTACTGAAGGCGGCTTACAACTATCAGTTCGTGGCCAAGGACGGGGCGGCCCATGTTCATAACCCGCTTTATGCGATCCAGCTTCTGCACGACAGCCTGGAGAGCCTGGGCGAGAAGACGTCGGTCGACATGACCGGACTCGCACGGCCCTGA
- a CDS encoding ATP-binding protein codes for MRWPASLQARLGLSVGLVLTLLWLLAATVTAVIVRGELDEVFDSALRETAERILPLAVTDIVGREDQAVTQRLAQIREHEEFFTYLVRDAEGRILLQSHAADPALFPPWDGPGFSQTPTHRLYSDAALQGTIRITVAEPLAHRAAVAGDIRMALGLPLLIVLPVALAAIVLAVRFSLGPLRRFRARLDARGARDLTEVPAEDLPTEIGPLAETLNSLLARLREAFEAERSFAANAAHELRTPLAGAIAQAQRLKAETTDPATGARVRDIEETLKKLTRLAERLLQLARAEGGRLRLDHASDMRLVARVMVEDLARSHGPGRIALSLPDAPVMSDLDPDAFAILCRNLVENALRHGDRSEPVEVTLSADGTLTVANDGPVLPPEALARLTDRFERAGAMRDGSGLGLAIVKAIATGADADLSLRSPRPGRATGFEARVRFPLSRSGS; via the coding sequence ATGAGGTGGCCCGCCAGCCTTCAGGCGCGGCTGGGTCTGTCGGTCGGTCTCGTGCTGACGCTCCTGTGGCTTCTGGCCGCCACCGTTACCGCGGTGATCGTCCGGGGCGAACTGGACGAGGTCTTCGACAGCGCCCTGCGGGAGACGGCAGAGCGCATCCTGCCGCTGGCCGTGACCGATATCGTCGGGCGGGAAGATCAGGCGGTCACGCAGCGGCTCGCCCAGATCCGGGAACACGAGGAGTTCTTCACCTATCTGGTGCGCGATGCCGAAGGGCGCATCCTGTTGCAGTCGCACGCGGCCGACCCCGCCCTGTTCCCGCCCTGGGACGGGCCGGGGTTTAGCCAGACACCCACCCACCGGCTCTACAGCGATGCCGCGCTTCAGGGGACAATCCGCATCACCGTGGCCGAACCGCTGGCGCATCGCGCGGCGGTCGCGGGGGACATCCGGATGGCCCTCGGCCTGCCGCTGCTCATCGTCCTGCCCGTCGCACTGGCGGCGATCGTCCTCGCCGTCCGCTTCAGCCTCGGCCCCCTGCGCCGGTTCCGTGCGCGTCTCGATGCGCGCGGCGCCCGCGACCTGACGGAGGTTCCGGCAGAGGACCTGCCGACAGAGATCGGCCCGCTGGCCGAGACGCTGAACAGCCTTCTGGCCAGGTTGCGCGAGGCGTTCGAGGCCGAACGCAGCTTCGCCGCGAACGCCGCGCACGAATTGCGCACCCCGCTCGCCGGCGCCATCGCGCAGGCGCAGCGGCTGAAGGCCGAGACCACCGACCCCGCCACGGGGGCACGGGTCCGCGATATCGAGGAAACGCTGAAAAAGCTTACCCGCCTCGCCGAGCGTCTTTTGCAACTGGCCCGTGCGGAGGGGGGACGGCTTCGGCTGGATCACGCGTCCGACATGCGGCTGGTCGCGCGCGTCATGGTGGAGGACCTTGCGCGCAGCCACGGGCCCGGCCGCATCGCGCTTTCGCTGCCCGACGCGCCGGTGATGTCCGATCTCGATCCCGATGCCTTCGCGATTCTCTGCCGCAACCTGGTGGAGAACGCGCTGCGCCACGGGGACAGGTCTGAACCGGTCGAGGTGACGCTGTCCGCCGACGGAACCCTGACCGTCGCCAATGACGGCCCTGTCCTGCCGCCCGAGGCGCTCGCGCGGCTCACCGACCGGTTCGAACGCGCGGGAGCGATGCGCGACGGCAGCGGCCTCGGTCTTGCCATCGTGAAGGCCATCGCGACAGGGGCCGACGCCGACCTTTCGCTGCGATCTCCCCGTCCCGGCCGGGCGACCGGCTTTGAGGCGCGCGTCCGCTTCCCGCTATCCCGCTCGGGATCGTGA
- a CDS encoding response regulator transcription factor produces MRILLIEDDTVLGAAVRDQIVADGQSVDWMTRLDAAGDALRATSYDLILLDLMLPDGRGIGFLKGLRARGEVTPVMILTALDQVSDRIEGLNAGADDYLVKPFDLAELSARIGSVARRYSGNPNPIVKHGPLEIDLAARSVHRDGRPVQLTAREWALFEAFLARPGQLLSKAQLEEKLYAFDTEVESNTIEVHVSRLRKKLGSTVIETERGMGYRLGRP; encoded by the coding sequence ATGCGCATTCTGCTGATCGAGGACGACACGGTTCTGGGGGCCGCAGTGCGCGACCAGATCGTGGCCGATGGCCAGTCGGTGGACTGGATGACGCGCCTTGACGCCGCCGGCGACGCCCTGCGCGCCACCTCCTACGACCTGATCCTCCTCGATCTGATGCTGCCGGACGGGCGTGGCATCGGGTTCCTCAAAGGCTTGCGGGCGCGGGGCGAGGTGACGCCGGTCATGATCCTGACCGCGCTCGACCAGGTCTCGGACCGGATCGAGGGTCTGAACGCGGGGGCCGACGATTACCTTGTAAAGCCCTTCGACCTCGCGGAGCTGTCGGCCCGGATCGGTTCGGTGGCCCGGCGCTACAGCGGCAACCCCAACCCCATCGTCAAACACGGGCCACTTGAGATCGACCTGGCCGCACGCAGCGTTCACCGCGACGGCAGGCCTGTCCAGCTGACGGCCCGCGAATGGGCGCTTTTCGAAGCCTTCCTCGCGCGGCCGGGGCAGCTGCTGTCCAAGGCGCAGCTGGAAGAAAAGCTCTATGCCTTCGATACGGAAGTGGAGAGCAACACCATCGAGGTTCATGTCAGCCGGCTGCGCAAGAAGCTGGGAAGCACGGTCATCGAGACCGAGCGCGGCATGGGCTACAGGCTGGGCAGGCCATGA
- a CDS encoding PepSY domain-containing protein: MKKTLTILGFLAVFPAGAALADDDCFVPMADWQPRDAVARLAEENGWAVRRIKIDDGCYEIDGKDAAGRGIEVTVHPGTLRVIELEYDDEDDKRNREGRTDD, translated from the coding sequence ATGAAGAAGACGTTGACAATTCTCGGCTTTCTCGCGGTCTTCCCGGCCGGTGCCGCATTGGCGGACGACGATTGCTTCGTGCCGATGGCCGACTGGCAGCCGCGCGATGCCGTCGCGCGCCTGGCCGAGGAGAACGGCTGGGCGGTGCGCCGCATCAAGATCGACGATGGCTGTTACGAGATCGACGGCAAGGATGCCGCAGGGCGTGGGATCGAGGTGACGGTCCATCCCGGGACGCTCCGCGTGATCGAGCTCGAGTACGACGACGAGGATGACAAGCGCAATCGCGAAGGACGCACCGATGACTGA
- a CDS encoding cytochrome b/b6 domain-containing protein produces the protein MTDATTHDAPETATGPAGMVRVWDPLVRIFHWGLVAAFTAAWLTADDWQIAHEVAGYTVAGLVAFRLVWGLAGSRHARFAGFLKGPGETLAYIGEMARGRERRYLGHNPAGAAMVVALLLTLSGTAFSGWLMADETRVAMLPDMPAIVAPAWADDDGDAHGARGDVEGALEEVHESLANLMLLLAALHVGGVVLASFRHHENLARAMVTGAKRAAGPGDIA, from the coding sequence ATGACTGATGCAACCACGCATGACGCGCCGGAGACGGCCACCGGCCCGGCCGGCATGGTCCGGGTCTGGGATCCGCTGGTGCGCATCTTCCACTGGGGCCTTGTCGCCGCCTTCACCGCTGCCTGGCTGACTGCGGATGACTGGCAGATCGCGCATGAGGTCGCGGGCTACACCGTCGCCGGACTTGTGGCGTTCCGTCTGGTCTGGGGCCTTGCCGGCAGCCGCCATGCGCGCTTCGCCGGGTTTCTGAAGGGGCCCGGCGAAACGCTCGCCTATATCGGCGAAATGGCGCGAGGGCGCGAGCGGCGCTACCTCGGCCATAACCCGGCGGGTGCCGCCATGGTCGTGGCGCTTCTGCTGACGCTCTCGGGCACCGCCTTCAGCGGCTGGCTCATGGCTGACGAGACCCGCGTGGCGATGCTGCCGGACATGCCCGCCATCGTGGCGCCCGCCTGGGCGGATGACGACGGCGATGCGCATGGTGCGCGCGGCGATGTCGAAGGCGCGCTGGAAGAGGTTCACGAGTCGCTGGCCAACCTGATGCTGTTGCTTGCCGCGCTGCATGTGGGGGGTGTTGTGCTCGCCTCCTTCCGGCATCACGAGAACCTCGCCCGCGCCATGGTCACAGGCGCCAAGCGCGCTGCGGGCCCCGGTGACATTGCCTGA
- a CDS encoding PepSY domain-containing protein, translated as MKTTLTAFALAIILPAGAAFADDDCNAPRDRWQPHEALMHLARQNGWTVKDFEIDDGCYEIEGRDRDGREIEVKLDPATLQIVEMDYEEKDGKRARNPAPAGTVAPPQNGLFGNGAPPQVQVN; from the coding sequence ATGAAAACCACCCTGACCGCATTTGCGCTCGCAATCATTCTGCCCGCCGGCGCCGCCTTCGCCGACGACGATTGCAACGCCCCCCGCGACCGGTGGCAGCCGCACGAGGCCCTGATGCACCTGGCCCGGCAGAACGGCTGGACCGTGAAGGACTTCGAGATCGACGATGGCTGCTACGAGATCGAGGGCCGCGACCGCGACGGGCGGGAGATCGAGGTGAAGCTCGATCCGGCGACATTGCAGATCGTCGAGATGGACTACGAGGAGAAGGACGGCAAACGCGCCCGCAACCCCGCGCCCGCGGGCACTGTCGCGCCGCCGCAGAACGGTCTTTTCGGGAATGGCGCCCCGCCGCAGGTCCAGGTGAACTGA